In the genome of Phaeodactylum tricornutum CCAP 1055/1 chromosome 20, whole genome shotgun sequence, one region contains:
- a CDS encoding predicted protein — MDQASSNSRTTDKVGLCSLLPTLLHVSANPSAFHDLPSAAGCVLFLPAPSTNISDANGSDALWNSSDKVTESLVRLFLDQQNAAEWEHLVDSWQAHPADSTSDVDDALRCYIQLRQKDPSRHSVGGDEDLLWWQAANTSGSKLPPVGNWTKLKRVLWPLSVVVPALSSADSANGGSASPLKSTVTSSRCVVAKESLADMLVQYTPLRDTVLEFLLRQVLLLERRTHLEKTARRNSLQSPETTIDVSDPSSSHNVLKTLLLRTFHRAGGKFVFRGKQVDLQRLRLQNLLALESPALKKKRGHPGSPPSTNSVPKLSVAAVAVVPEKLKSGNEHQSHNTTSSVDQSTRNSQLEQLDIENKRNELIKIFQSKETPAKVRRLNGTVLVTQDCDGMTEKQFLEETHFMGRVNATFCRQFFPGTSRPRLATVSLVPDQLQRLRNIFFSSTDGRLHRHIIPDVSNSPKHNYICFVNKSNAGSNDSRWQIPIKMHVRMPVPTRQAVETLCTETGLVHPIHENLRDIHILVGGTEDQSLHHDMAREFTSWLPTEDYESEQDATLGWEYNRLAYNDAMASRYSPSGQIISLGDRATVHIGVQKDQVELEGTSRCRVVNGREGETFRIVRESQDVVVLEADVGCAFTGDFPHAGVRNFESKTPEGKLMESLYEKIDYILELDLDQEDTTRMVLDVMCAFPGLHKICRLYISTHLSETRMKIPQNTIGWTDCVANDPSVSDVTTKIPLD, encoded by the coding sequence ATGGATCAAGCTAGTAGCAATAGTCGCACTACCGACAAAGTCGGACTTTGTTCGTTGTTGCCGACGCTGCTGCACGTATCGGCCAACCCATCGGCGTTTCATGATTTACCGAGTGCCGCGGGCTgcgttctttttctcccCGCACCTTCCACCAACATCAGTGACGCCAATGGCAGCGACGCTCTTTGGAATTCTTCGGATAAAGTTACCGAATCGCTGGTCCGTCTCTTCCTAGACCAACAAAACGCAGCGGAATGGGAACACTTGGTGGATTCTTGGCAGGCCCATCCGGCGGATTCAACATCCGACGTCGATGACGCGCTCCGCTGCTATATACAATTGCGTCAGAAGGATCCTTCACGACATTCCGTCGGTGGAGACGAAGACCTGCTGTGGTGGCAAGCGGCAAACACATCGGGATCAAAGCTTCCGCCGGTAGGCAATTGGACCAAACTGAAACGAGTGCTATGGCCTCTGTCGGTGGTCGTACCAGCTTTGTCCTCCGCCGACAGCGCAAACGGTGGGAGTGCTTCTCCACTGAAATCGACTGTCACATCGTCACGATGTGTCGTCGCGAAGGAATCCCTCGCCGATATGCTCGTACAATACACACCTTTGCGAGACACGGTCTTGGAGTTCTTGCTGCGTCAGGTACTACTGTTGGAAAGGCGCACCCACTTGGAAAAGACAGCCAGACGTAACTCCCTACAGTCCCCGGAAACAACGATTGACGTGAGTGACCCGAGTTCCAGTCACAATGTTTTGAAGACCCTCTTGCTTCGGACCTTCCATCGCGCGGGGGGAAAGTTCGTATTCCGAGGAAAACAAGTGGATCTACAACGGCTGCGACTTCAGAAtttgttggcgttggaatCACCCGcactgaaaaagaagcgtGGCCATCCCGGGAGCCCTCCGTCGACCAATTCGGTGCCGAAATTGTCTGTTGCAGCAGTCGCCGTGGTACCGGAAAAGCTAAAATCGGGCAACGAACATCAATCTCATAACACCACGTCGAGTGTGGATCAATCGACGAGAAACTCGCAGCTGGAGCAACTCGACATCGAGAACAAGCGCAACGAGCTCATCAAGATCTTTCAAAGTAAAGAGACACCCGCGAAGGTTCGGCGCCTCAATGGTACCGTTTTGGTAACTCAAGATTGCGATGGCATGACCGAAAAACAGTTTCTGGAAGAGACCCACTTCATGGGACGCGTCAACGCCACATTTTGCAGGCAATTTTTTCCCGGGACGTCGCGGCCACGATTGGCGACCGTGTCCCTTGTACCGGATCAGCTGCAACGACTACGCAACATTTTCTTTAGCAGCACAGATGgccgtcttcatcgtcataTTATCCCAGACGTTTCCAATTCGCCAAAACACAACTACATTTGCTTCGTCAACAAGTCCAACGCCGGTAGTAACGATTCTCGCTGGCAAATTCCCATCAAAATGCATGTTCGCATGCCTGTACCCACCCGCCAAGCCGTCGAAACGCTATGCACCGAAACTGGATTGGTGCACCCGATTCACGAAAACCTTCGCGACATTCATATACTGGTTGGGGGAACGGAAGATCAATCCTTGCATCACGACATGGCGCGGGAGTTTACGAGCTGGCTACCTACCGAAGATTACGAAAGCGAGCAAGACGCGACATTGGGCTGGGAGTACAACCGTCTGGCATACAACGATGCCATGGCTAGCCGATACTCTCCGAGTGGTCAGATTATTTCGCTTGGCGACCGAGCCACTGTTCACATAGGCGTTCAAAAGGATCAAGTGGAACTAGAAGGAACAAGTCGGTGTCGGGTGGTGAATGGACGAGAAGGGGAAACTTTCAGGATAGTGCGCGAAAGCCAGGATGTGGTTGTGCTGGAAGCGGACGTTGGCTGTGCCTTTACCGGAGACTTTCCGCACGCTGGTGTACGCAACTTTGAGAGCAAAACCCCCGAGGGCAAATTGATGGAATCCCTATACGAAAAGATCGATTACATTTTGGAGTTGGATTTGGATCAAGAGGATACGACCCGCATGGTCTTGGACGTCATGTGCGCATTTCCAGGGCTGCATAAGATATGCAGGCTCTATATTTCGACGCATCTATCCGAAACTCGAATGAAAATTCCACAAAACACAATCGGCTGGACCGACTGCGTTGCGAACGATCCGAGCGTCAGTGACGTTACAACCAAAATACCGTTAGACTAG
- a CDS encoding predicted protein, with protein MPKLALSRRHQRQRNLLEVPDTSESTFPNTPRKISEESIHHTISVASTSPVASIADDCSNSSCTSSVEFQQAPGDASDYCSDSASNSPPVLETESNLSRQSLKRPIHSVCLVDMMDTHDNDAWNHTPTAIPVSPSLGAKPVAAPEEPVSPLWGHFVELFNAPTRDNADESGEFGIHTPRFCHPQGKLQLVHSNSHYNSSNSTKHSRFMLGSASQGPYPLKRRRKMSGNAGSSLMDEFMLGGPTSFQSRNLKHSSSTQRIQDALQGLQM; from the coding sequence ATGCCGAAGCTTGCCCTCTCGCGCCGACACCAGCGCCAACGCAACTTATTGGAAGTTCCCGATACTTCCGAAAGTACCTTTCCTAACACACCTCGGAAAATCTCCGAAGAATCCATCCATCACACGATCTCTGTTGCTTCGACAAGCCCAGTAGCTAGTATCGCGGACGATTGTAGCAATAGTAGCTGCACTAGTAGCGTGGAGTTCCAGCAAGCTCCTGGAGATGCTTCGGATTATTGCTCGGATTCCGCGAGCAATAGTCCACCTGTGCTTGAGACCGAGTCGAATCTTTCTCGCCAAAGTTTGAAACGACCCATTCATTCTGTTTGCTTGGTGGACATGATGGACACGCACGACAATGATGCGTGGAATCATACACCCACCGCAATTCCGGTCTCGCCTTCATTGGGAGCTAAACCTGTCGCAGCACCGGAAGAACCCGTCTCGCCCTTGTGGGGACACTTTGTGGAATTGTTCAACGCCCCTACCAGAGACAATGCGGACGAAAGTGGCGAATTTGGGATCCATACACCAAGGTTCTGCCATCCCCAAGGcaagttacagttagtgcaCTCTAATTCGCACTACAACAGTAGCAACTCTACGAAACATTCCCGATTCATGTTGGGTTCGGCATCACAAGGTCCGTATCCTCTCAAGCGGCGGAGAAAGATGAGTGGCAATGCCGGATCCAGTTTGATGGACGAGTTCATGCTCGGTGGACCCACgtctttccaaagccgcAATCTCAagcacagcagcagcacacAACGGATACAAGATGCGTTACAAGGGCTGCAAATGTAG